One window from the genome of Amphiprion ocellaris isolate individual 3 ecotype Okinawa chromosome 23, ASM2253959v1, whole genome shotgun sequence encodes:
- the LOC111583239 gene encoding claudin domain-containing protein 1-like produces MVDNRYATALVIACVLSILATVYLSVAVGTQHWYQYSSPMVRGEGNISDLRSLYEEFMDGEFDEKTYSDTLFRLNGTVGLWWRCVLVPANAPWYKDPDVKMVLECRSFSLPQQFTPKYKEPGNHNSGEDMLRTYLWRCQFLLPLVSLGLVVLAGLTGLCACLCRSLTPTLGIGVLHLLAGLCTLATVCCYLAGMDLLHRVSMLPDKVDGSLGWSLYLALISSPLHMMAAALLVWAARSHSQNYYRMTAYRVA; encoded by the exons ATGGTTGACAACCGCTACGCCACAGCTCTGGTCATCGCCTGCGTGCTGAGCATCCTGGCCACCGTGTATCTGTCGGTGGCGGTGGGAACGCAGCACTGGTACCAGTACAGCAGCCCCATGGTGCGTGGGGAGGGCAACATCTCCGACCTGCGCTCCCTGTACGAGGAGTTCATGGACGGAGAGTTCGATGAGAAAACCTACAGCGACACACTGTTCCGCCTCAACGGGACCGTGGGCCTCTGGTGGCGGTGTGTGCTGGTCCCTGCCAACGCTCCCTGGTACAAGGATCCag ATGTGAAGATGGTGCTGGAGTGTCGAAGTTTTAGCCTGCCTCAGCAGTTCACTCCCAAGTACAAAGAACCAGGGAACCACAACAGTGGAGAGGACATGCTCCGCACTT acCTGTGGAGGTGCCAGTTTCTGCTGCCACTGGTGTCACTGGGCCTGGTGGTGTTGGCGGGCCTGACTGGGCTCTGTGCCTGTCTCTGTCGAAGCCTCACGCCCACTCTAGGGATAGGCGTGCTTCACCTGCTGGCTG GTCTCTGTACTTTAGCCACAGTGTGCTGCTACCTGGCAGGGATGGATCTGCTGCACAGGGTGTCAATGCTTCCTGACAAGGTGGATGGCTCTCTGGGCTGGTCCCTTTACCTGGCTCTTATTTCCTCACCTCTCCACATGATGGCCGCAGCCTTGCTAGTGTGGGCAGCGCGCAGTCATAGTCAGAACTACTACCGCATGACTGCCTACCGCGTGGCGTAG